The DNA window TACTAAATTGCTAAATTTACAAATGGATCTCCTCTACCATCTGTTCAACTAATGCTTCTTGATATCCAGCAGTCTTTCTCACTTTCATTTCTGCTACTATAGATCTCTTCAGGAAATAAAAACTCCCACATCCGCTCATGCT is part of the Bacillaceae bacterium S4-13-56 genome and encodes:
- a CDS encoding DUF2397 family protein gives rise to the protein MFKRVREASYLTTEKAWSYRAILRYFYIQHERMWEFLFPEEIYSSRNESEKDCWISRSIS